From Hirundo rustica isolate bHirRus1 chromosome 19, bHirRus1.pri.v3, whole genome shotgun sequence, a single genomic window includes:
- the LOC120761299 gene encoding argininosuccinate lyase yields the protein MAAEGDKMMAGRFVGGTDPIMEMLSASITVDQRLSEVDIQGSMAYAKALEKAGILSKTELEKILSGLEKISEEWSKGVFGVIQTDEDIHTANERRLKELIGDVAGKLHTGRSRNDQVVTDLKLFMKNSLSIISTHLLQLIKTLVERAAIEIDVILPGYTHLQKAQPIRWSQFLLSHAVALTRDSERLGEIKKRINVLPLGSGALAGNPVEIDRELLRSELDFASISLNSMDAVSERDFVVEFLSAATLLMIHLSKMAEDLIIYSTSEFGFLTLSDTYCSGSSLMPQKKNPDSLELIRSKAGRVFGRLAAILMVLKGLPSTYNKDLQEDKEAVFDVVDTLNAVLQVATGVISTLQINKENMEKALSPEILSSDLALYLVHKGMPFRQAHIAAGKAVHLAETKGITINNLSLEDLKSISPLFGSDVAQVFSVVSSVEQYTAAGGTAKSSVSAQIEQLRELLKRLKEQA from the exons GGGGACAAAATGATGGCAGGAAGGTTTGTGGGGGGCACAGATCCCATCATGGAGATGCTCAGCGCTTCCATCACTGTTGATCAGAGACTGTCTGAGGTCGACATCCAGGGGAGCATGGCTTATGCCAAAGCCTTGGAGAAGGCTGGAATTCTGTCCAAAACTGAGCTGGAGAAGATCCTGAGTGGCCTGGAAAAG ATCTCTGAGGAATGGTCCAAGGGAGTCTTTGGTGTGATCCAGACTGACGAGGACATCCACACCGCCAACGAGCGCAGGCTGAAG GAGCTGATTGGAGACGTGGCTGGGAAGTTGCAcactggcaggagcaggaatgatCAG GTTGTGACTGACCTGAAGCTGTTCATGAAGAATTCcctctccatcatctccacgcacctcctgcagctcatCAAGACCCTGGTGGAACGTGCTGCCAT AGAAATCGATGTGATCCTGCCTGGCTACACCCACCTGCAGAAAGCTCAGCCCATCCGATGGAGCCAGTTCTTGCTCAG CCACGCCGTTGCTCTGACCCGCGATTCCGAGCGCCTGGGAGAGATAAAAAAGAGGATCAATGTCTTGCCTTTGGGGAG CGGCGCTCTGGCTGGGAACCCGGTGGAAATCGACAGAGAGCTGCTGCGCAGTG AGCTGGACTTTGCTTCCATCAGCCTGAACAGCATGGATGCCGTCAGCGAGAGGGACTTTGTGG TGGAATTCCTCTCTGCTGCCACCCTGCTGATGATCCACCTCAGCAAGATGGCTGAGGACCTCATCATCTACAGCACCAGCGAGTTTGGCTTCCTCACCCTCTCTGATACCTACTG ctctggcagcagcctgaTGCCTCAGAAGAAGAACCCCGACAGTCTGGAGCTGATCCGCAGCAAAGCCGGGCGAGTGTTCGGACGG ctggctgCCATTCTCATGGTCCTCAAAGGACTCCCGAGCACCTACAACAAGGACCTGCAG GAGGACAAGGAGGCTGTTTTTGATGTCGTAGACACCCTGAATGCTGTGCTCCAGGTTGCCACTGGAGTGATTTCTACCCTCCAG ATCAACAAAGAGAACATGGAGAAGGCACTGAGCCCTGAGATCCTGTCATCTGACCTGGCTCTCTACTTGGTTCACAAAGGA ATGCCCTTCAGACAAGCCCACATCGCCGCGGGCAAGGCCGTCCACCTCGCCGAGACCAAAGGCATCACCATCAACAATCTCAGCCTGGAGGACCTGAAGAGCATCAG ccccctgTTTGGCAGCGACGTGGCGCAGGTGTTCAGCGTGGTGAGCAGCGTGGAGCAGTACACGGCCGCGGGCGGCACCGCCAAGAGCAGCGTGTCGGCCCAGATCGAGCAGCTGCGGGAGCTGCTCAAGAGGCTCAAGGAACAGGCTTAG